A region of Pseudorasbora parva isolate DD20220531a chromosome 14, ASM2467924v1, whole genome shotgun sequence DNA encodes the following proteins:
- the s100b gene encoding protein S100-B — MSDLETCLGTIIDVFHKYSSKEGDKYKLKKSELKDLLTHEFPTLTEQVKDQATMDSLMESLDTDGDSECDFQEFMTFITMVTICCHEFFEHHEDE; from the exons ATGTCAGACTTAGAGACCTGCCTGGGAACCATCATTGACGTCTTCCACAAATACTCGTCGAAAGAAGGCgacaagtacaaattaaaaaagagCGAACTCAAGGATCTGCTCACGCATGAATTCCCGACTCTTACTGAG CAAGTGAAAGATCAAGCAACAATGGACAGTTTGATGGAAAGCCTGGACACCGACGGCGACTCCGAGTGCGATTTTCAGGAGTTCATGACCTTCATCACCATGGTTACCATTTGTTGCCATGAGTTTTTCGAACACCACGAAGACGAATGA